A stretch of Desulfobacter hydrogenophilus DNA encodes these proteins:
- a CDS encoding deoxyguanosinetriphosphate triphosphohydrolase family protein, producing the protein MNSEKTPRALKSRLEQREIQILGTRACFSKNAVRRYLEPRSDTEYRLAFSADADRILNSLAYTRYSDKTQVFSLINNDHLTHRVLHVQMLSRVARTIGRYLGLNTDLIEAIAMGHDIGHTPFGHDGERFLSRLTQSAGAGHFHHNLQSMQFLDVIERKGKGWNLTLQTLDAIVCHNGEAHARTLTPASPRDFADLDTIVSQIRAGTMDDVLPMTMEGCVVRIADTVAYIGRDFEDAVRLKIVDRDQLPGTCRELFGATQGTIVFTLVTDLINSSIDQDFIGFSLGVADALKELKQFNYQFIYKNPLIKRHLTSVEDIFKCLFDRYMNDLAKENRASVIYSQFLNGMDDTYRSNHSHAEITRDFIAGMTDSFFIRQAPDHLRPTPIDWV; encoded by the coding sequence TTGAATTCGGAAAAAACACCCCGGGCACTGAAATCCCGCCTTGAACAAAGGGAAATCCAAATTCTTGGAACCCGGGCCTGTTTTTCCAAAAATGCTGTCCGGCGGTATTTGGAACCAAGATCTGACACCGAATACCGCCTTGCTTTCTCTGCAGATGCTGACCGTATTCTCAACTCTCTGGCCTACACCCGTTACAGTGATAAAACCCAAGTTTTTTCCCTGATCAATAATGACCATCTCACCCACCGGGTTCTTCATGTGCAGATGCTTTCCCGGGTAGCAAGAACCATTGGCCGGTATCTTGGACTGAACACTGATCTTATTGAAGCGATAGCCATGGGCCATGATATCGGGCATACGCCCTTTGGCCATGACGGCGAACGTTTTCTCTCCCGCCTTACCCAGTCCGCAGGGGCAGGACACTTCCACCACAACCTTCAAAGCATGCAGTTTTTAGATGTTATTGAAAGAAAAGGCAAAGGCTGGAACCTGACGCTTCAAACCCTGGACGCTATTGTCTGCCACAACGGAGAGGCTCATGCAAGGACACTTACCCCGGCATCGCCAAGAGATTTTGCGGACTTGGATACAATAGTAAGCCAAATCAGGGCCGGTACCATGGATGATGTACTTCCCATGACCATGGAAGGGTGTGTGGTCCGCATCGCCGACACCGTAGCATATATCGGAAGGGATTTTGAAGACGCTGTCCGACTGAAGATTGTTGACCGGGACCAGCTTCCCGGCACCTGTCGTGAACTTTTCGGGGCCACCCAGGGCACCATTGTCTTTACCCTGGTCACGGATCTGATCAACTCAAGCATTGATCAGGACTTCATCGGATTTTCCCTTGGGGTGGCGGATGCCCTGAAAGAATTAAAGCAGTTCAATTACCAATTTATTTACAAAAATCCCTTAATAAAAAGACATCTGACAAGCGTTGAAGATATTTTTAAATGTTTGTTTGACAGATACATGAACGACCTGGCCAAAGAAAACAGGGCTTCGGTCATTTATTCTCAGTTCCTCAACGGCATGGATGATACCTACCGTTCAAATCACAGCCATGCCGAGATTACCCGGGATTTTATTGCCGGAATGACCGACTCCTTTTTTATCCGCCAGGCACCTGACCATTTACGCCCTACCCCCATTGACTGGGTGTAA
- a CDS encoding Mrp/NBP35 family ATP-binding protein, protein MIHKNVDQAKKASSCSQKPQNDAAKQQAEMDAMIKSNLAQIKNKIFVLSGKGGVGKSSVSANLAASLAKKGYKTGLMDVDVHGPSIAQMFDMKDLLDIAPDTKQLLPKQVYENLTVVSVQALMQDKDQAVIWRGPAKTGIIKQFVGSVAWGKLDYLVIDAPPGTGDEPLTVVQTIPDAKGIIVTTPQEVALADVRKSISFCKTVKMEILGVLENMAGFTCPHCNKPIDLFKSGGGERTAKAQGLKFLGSLPFDSRVVESGDDGVPIMMYEADGPFKLAFEKIVGNILKQFEG, encoded by the coding sequence ATGATTCACAAAAACGTTGACCAGGCCAAAAAAGCAAGCAGCTGTTCCCAAAAGCCCCAGAATGACGCTGCAAAGCAGCAGGCTGAAATGGACGCAATGATCAAAAGCAATCTGGCCCAAATTAAAAACAAAATATTTGTTCTGTCCGGCAAAGGCGGTGTGGGCAAAAGCTCCGTATCGGCAAACCTTGCAGCAAGCCTTGCAAAAAAAGGATATAAAACAGGGCTTATGGATGTGGATGTCCATGGCCCTTCCATTGCCCAGATGTTCGACATGAAGGATCTTTTGGATATTGCACCCGATACAAAACAGCTGTTGCCCAAACAGGTCTACGAAAACCTCACGGTAGTCAGTGTCCAGGCGTTGATGCAGGACAAGGATCAGGCCGTTATATGGAGAGGCCCTGCTAAAACTGGGATTATCAAGCAGTTTGTAGGTTCTGTTGCCTGGGGAAAGTTGGATTATCTGGTCATCGACGCCCCTCCGGGTACAGGCGATGAACCTCTCACGGTTGTACAAACCATTCCGGATGCTAAGGGCATCATCGTAACTACTCCCCAGGAAGTCGCCCTTGCAGACGTTCGCAAATCCATTTCCTTTTGCAAAACCGTAAAAATGGAAATCCTTGGTGTGCTGGAAAACATGGCCGGATTTACCTGTCCGCACTGCAATAAACCTATTGATCTGTTTAAAAGCGGCGGCGGAGAAAGAACAGCCAAGGCACAGGGCTTAAAATTCCTGGGTTCCCTCCCCTTTGACTCCCGCGTCGTGGAATCCGGAGATGACGGTGTGCCCATAATGATGTATGAGGCGGACGGCCCCTTTAAACTGGCATTTGAAAAGATAGTGGGAAATATCCTCAAACAATTTGAAGGCTAA
- a CDS encoding LolA family protein, translated as MGIITILLFAVILTGPGCALFGPQFGKQTAPYAEDIINRVRAFNAQITTSKGTGELTLTQGFRTETYKIAWAAQSPNRLRMTLLMLGHPVETIASTGQWVTFISHTGAHKPHSAVSENPNLDPYINIPLRLSELVSLLLGKVPERPFDKAWVLPEKPDTIFASQSFSSKIQEWVTNKNGITTRYRVLDKNMNVIFGIWYSQFFKRDNFILPGMITIKDGDQRVMVISLNNLIPNIPVKESVFRLTGS; from the coding sequence GTGGGTATTATCACCATACTCCTTTTTGCTGTCATACTGACAGGACCAGGCTGCGCGCTGTTTGGGCCTCAATTCGGGAAACAGACAGCCCCCTATGCCGAAGATATCATAAACCGCGTCCGGGCATTCAATGCACAGATTACCACATCCAAAGGCACGGGCGAGTTGACCCTGACCCAGGGGTTCCGTACGGAAACGTATAAAATCGCCTGGGCTGCCCAGTCACCCAACCGCCTACGCATGACCCTGCTCATGTTAGGTCATCCTGTTGAAACCATTGCATCCACTGGCCAGTGGGTAACCTTTATCTCCCATACCGGGGCTCACAAACCCCATTCAGCCGTATCTGAAAATCCGAACCTTGATCCTTACATCAATATTCCGTTGCGCCTATCTGAACTGGTCAGCCTTCTTCTTGGAAAGGTGCCGGAACGCCCCTTTGACAAAGCATGGGTTCTTCCTGAAAAGCCGGATACTATTTTTGCCTCACAATCATTTTCTTCAAAAATTCAGGAATGGGTGACAAATAAAAACGGAATAACCACCAGATATCGGGTGCTGGATAAAAACATGAATGTCATTTTCGGAATATGGTATTCCCAGTTTTTCAAACGCGACAATTTCATTCTCCCCGGAATGATAACCATAAAAGACGGGGACCAGAGGGTCATGGTAATCTCCTTGAACAATCTTATACCCAATATTCCTGTAAAAGAATCCGTATTCAGGTTGACAGGATCATGA
- a CDS encoding tetratricopeptide repeat protein: MKHLTVCTLAIASILSFFLVSGCIKGSRAPGLEQSGSKILNQDSDFQASYYYLMARRHDSKDEADQAQKAMEKAIAKDPGSNFLQREYIRSLQKQKKSDQALALAQDLAEKYPDDVENLILLARLKKGNEKDITILLERILQLAPEDKETFLRLGKVYMDEGMNLKAMNLFSRMASIFPDYYVAHFYLGETQRMADQPAAAKDSYLKTLELEPDLLEPRFQLVDVYKAMGEKKNKAEIITVLKEILDFDPGDERALIELGLFYYNTKDFYNADEIFASLGREIRKNPDLVVNIVQLLIPEHRYQDAATVLSQVRKVLPGNANINFFLGMAYESLKKPDQAIEYYLKVTPDHPQYKKTILSIAFLYRDMNRMEEAIRFLEQHHRQSPADIDITSYLASFYQDNNRDDIAVTMLQRALKVVPKNTALLFKLGAVLDTAGQRQQSIETMKTIIRLDPTHASALNYLGYTYAEMGIHLDQALELVQRALEIRPEDGYITDSLGWVYFKKQAYDKAVFYLEKAVELSDYETVIAAHLAEAYLKTGQQKKAVAMYKKALDNARQDQKEEIQKIEEKLKSLKNTVQ; the protein is encoded by the coding sequence ATGAAACACCTTACAGTGTGTACCCTGGCCATAGCTTCGATCTTAAGCTTTTTTCTCGTTTCAGGCTGTATCAAGGGATCGAGGGCTCCCGGCCTGGAACAATCCGGCAGCAAAATTTTAAACCAGGACAGTGATTTCCAGGCTTCGTACTACTATCTTATGGCGCGGCGCCACGATAGTAAAGATGAAGCCGACCAGGCACAAAAAGCGATGGAAAAGGCCATTGCAAAGGATCCAGGATCCAATTTTCTCCAGCGCGAATACATCAGATCTCTGCAGAAACAAAAAAAATCAGATCAGGCCCTGGCACTTGCCCAAGATCTGGCAGAAAAATATCCGGATGATGTGGAAAATCTGATCCTGCTTGCCCGGCTGAAAAAAGGGAATGAAAAGGACATAACCATCCTGCTGGAACGGATACTGCAACTTGCCCCCGAGGATAAAGAAACCTTTTTACGGCTGGGCAAAGTGTATATGGATGAGGGTATGAACCTGAAAGCCATGAATCTGTTTTCCCGTATGGCAAGCATCTTTCCTGACTATTATGTTGCCCATTTCTACCTGGGAGAGACCCAGCGGATGGCTGACCAGCCTGCAGCGGCCAAGGACTCTTACCTTAAGACCCTTGAACTTGAACCCGATCTTTTAGAACCTAGGTTCCAACTGGTAGACGTATATAAAGCCATGGGTGAAAAGAAAAACAAGGCAGAAATAATAACGGTTCTCAAAGAAATTCTTGACTTCGACCCCGGAGATGAAAGGGCCTTGATAGAGCTTGGTCTGTTCTATTATAACACCAAGGATTTTTATAACGCTGATGAGATATTTGCTTCACTTGGCCGGGAGATCCGGAAAAATCCGGATCTGGTGGTAAATATTGTCCAGCTCCTGATACCGGAGCATAGGTACCAGGACGCTGCAACGGTATTGTCCCAGGTCAGAAAAGTCCTGCCCGGGAATGCCAACATCAATTTCTTTTTGGGGATGGCTTATGAAAGCTTAAAAAAACCGGATCAGGCCATTGAGTATTATCTTAAAGTTACGCCCGATCATCCCCAGTATAAAAAAACAATTCTAAGTATTGCTTTTCTCTACAGGGACATGAATCGTATGGAAGAGGCAATTCGATTTCTTGAGCAGCACCACAGGCAAAGCCCGGCAGACATTGATATCACCTCTTACCTGGCTTCATTTTACCAGGATAACAATCGTGACGACATTGCCGTCACCATGCTGCAGCGTGCATTAAAAGTGGTCCCCAAAAATACGGCGTTACTGTTTAAACTTGGTGCTGTCCTGGATACGGCAGGACAGCGTCAGCAAAGCATTGAAACCATGAAAACCATTATCAGACTGGATCCCACACATGCATCGGCCCTCAATTACCTGGGATATACCTATGCGGAAATGGGCATTCACCTTGATCAAGCCCTGGAACTGGTACAACGGGCCCTGGAAATTCGGCCTGAGGACGGATATATCACGGACAGCCTGGGATGGGTTTATTTTAAAAAACAGGCGTATGACAAGGCTGTTTTTTACCTTGAAAAAGCCGTTGAACTATCTGATTATGAAACTGTTATTGCCGCCCATCTGGCAGAGGCCTATCTTAAAACAGGACAGCAGAAAAAAGCGGTTGCCATGTATAAAAAAGCCCTTGATAATGCCAGACAGGATCAGAAAGAAGAGATTCAAAAAATTGAAGAAAAACTTAAAAGTTTAAAAAATACCGTGCAATGA
- a CDS encoding sigma-70 family RNA polymerase sigma factor, which translates to MENIVDPKNPAVTKKLTKKDFWVPAGKTRASSSKALVKSDPIQSYLNEINRYKLLTREQEIELGQRIQEDNDQEAAYIMTTSNLRLVVKIALEFQRIWMQNLLDLIQEGNIGLVRAVKKFDPYKNVKFSYYASFWIKAYILKFIMDNWRMVKIGTTQGQRKLFFRLKKEKQLLIEQGFDPKPKLLSERLGVSEKEVVDMDQRLANWDLSLDEPLKEDSNTERIEFINVEADSSEDKLAKKEIEDILYTKVRKFKKNLNARELDIFDRRIFSDSPETLQQIGEVYNISRERVRQIENNIIKKMKAYFKKDMPDFDMYDHDQ; encoded by the coding sequence ATGGAAAATATTGTTGATCCAAAAAATCCCGCAGTTACCAAGAAACTGACCAAGAAGGACTTTTGGGTACCTGCCGGAAAAACCAGGGCCAGTTCCTCAAAAGCTCTGGTCAAATCAGATCCCATTCAAAGTTACCTTAATGAAATCAATCGATATAAACTTTTAACCCGGGAGCAGGAAATAGAGTTGGGCCAGCGGATTCAGGAGGATAACGACCAGGAAGCCGCTTATATAATGACCACTTCCAACCTGCGCCTGGTGGTGAAAATTGCTTTGGAATTTCAACGCATCTGGATGCAGAACCTTCTTGATCTTATCCAGGAGGGCAATATCGGTCTTGTCCGGGCCGTAAAAAAATTTGACCCATATAAAAATGTTAAATTTTCCTATTATGCATCGTTCTGGATCAAGGCATATATCCTCAAGTTCATAATGGACAACTGGCGAATGGTTAAAATTGGGACCACCCAGGGACAGCGCAAGCTTTTTTTTAGATTAAAAAAAGAGAAACAGCTGCTCATTGAACAGGGCTTTGATCCCAAACCCAAATTGTTATCCGAACGTCTGGGCGTATCTGAAAAAGAGGTTGTGGATATGGACCAGCGTCTGGCAAACTGGGATCTTTCCCTGGATGAGCCGCTTAAAGAGGATTCCAATACCGAGCGCATTGAATTTATTAATGTTGAAGCGGATTCCTCCGAAGACAAACTTGCAAAAAAAGAGATTGAAGATATCCTGTACACTAAGGTGCGTAAGTTTAAAAAAAATTTGAACGCGCGTGAACTGGATATTTTTGATCGCAGAATTTTTTCCGATTCCCCTGAAACCCTGCAACAAATAGGTGAAGTCTACAACATCTCAAGGGAACGGGTCCGGCAGATTGAAAATAACATCATAAAAAAAATGAAAGCATATTTTAAAAAAGATATGCCGGATTTTGACATGTATGACCATGACCAGTAA
- a CDS encoding phosphoribosylaminoimidazolesuccinocarboxamide synthase, which produces MSFIPGTEYEGLPLIRQGKVRDIFDTGDALLMVTTDRLSAFDVVLPDAIPDKGKVLNQISVFWFKQMESIVKNHIISTDVNDYPVQFHKYKDKLEGRSMLVKKAAPMAVECIVRGYISGSGWKSYQSEGHVCNIRLPQGLKESDKLETPLFTPSTKAEIGDHDINIGFDEATKILGKETAEKLRDLSLEIYNKGATFALEKGIIIADTKFEFGLLDGEIILIDEILTPDSSRFWPLDDYAPGRGQKSFDKQTIRDWLTNSGWGKTPPGPKLPQEIIDNTSKTYKEIFTRLTGRPI; this is translated from the coding sequence TTGAGCTTTATACCCGGAACAGAATATGAAGGCCTGCCACTGATCAGACAAGGAAAGGTCAGGGACATTTTTGATACGGGCGATGCCCTGCTCATGGTAACAACCGACCGGCTTTCTGCGTTTGACGTGGTGCTGCCTGACGCCATTCCGGACAAGGGCAAGGTATTAAACCAGATTTCAGTGTTCTGGTTCAAACAGATGGAAAGCATCGTTAAAAATCATATTATCAGTACGGATGTAAATGATTATCCGGTGCAGTTTCACAAATATAAAGACAAGCTTGAAGGCCGCAGCATGCTGGTGAAAAAAGCCGCGCCCATGGCTGTGGAGTGCATTGTCAGAGGCTATATTTCGGGTTCAGGCTGGAAATCCTATCAATCCGAAGGCCATGTGTGCAATATCAGGCTGCCCCAGGGGCTCAAGGAGTCCGACAAGCTTGAAACACCTTTATTTACCCCGTCCACCAAGGCTGAAATCGGTGATCATGACATTAATATCGGCTTTGATGAAGCGACGAAGATTCTGGGGAAAGAGACCGCAGAAAAACTGCGTGACCTAAGTCTTGAAATCTATAATAAGGGGGCAACTTTTGCCTTGGAAAAAGGCATTATCATTGCGGACACAAAATTTGAGTTCGGTCTGCTTGATGGTGAGATAATACTTATTGATGAAATTCTGACTCCGGATTCATCCAGGTTCTGGCCCTTGGATGATTATGCACCCGGCAGAGGGCAGAAAAGTTTTGACAAACAGACCATCAGGGACTGGCTGACTAATTCAGGCTGGGGCAAAACCCCACCGGGCCCCAAACTGCCCCAGGAAATCATTGATAATACCAGTAAAACCTACAAGGAAATTTTTACCAGGCTGACCGGAAGACCCATCTGA
- a CDS encoding ParB/RepB/Spo0J family partition protein: MITTTITDIPVSEIDLSDTGFRVTEPHHEIEHLSASISQYGIMVAPLVLWGQNKYSVVSGFRRIEAARHVGLSQITCRVMPAENNLDAAMAAVTENAFSRELTPAELIRATALLLRFMDAKSIAKNATSIFNRLLNTGYINTLARIHAMPDSVLYLLDQGKISIKACKNLVSMDADTLTEFLHLFSLIKVSSGLQMEIITWAKEICALEKISLSRLIQESPLGGDESDGPQGGSDLGHRDMSALGKQFKAFLAQRRFPALTAAKDQAREHIKALELDSGLQLAVPENFEGIVYAIQMEFKNMDEFKTRFKRLAELADHHSFKALVDRKI, from the coding sequence ATGATAACTACGACAATTACTGATATCCCGGTGTCTGAGATTGATCTTTCAGACACCGGGTTTCGCGTTACAGAGCCCCACCATGAGATTGAACATCTATCGGCATCCATTTCCCAATATGGTATCATGGTTGCACCCCTGGTGTTGTGGGGACAGAATAAATACAGTGTGGTGTCCGGATTTCGGCGGATTGAAGCCGCCCGACATGTCGGCCTGTCCCAGATAACCTGCCGTGTCATGCCTGCAGAAAACAACCTTGATGCGGCCATGGCCGCTGTAACCGAAAATGCATTTTCAAGGGAACTGACGCCTGCAGAACTCATTCGGGCCACAGCGCTTTTATTGCGTTTTATGGATGCCAAAAGTATCGCAAAAAATGCCACATCTATCTTCAACAGGCTGCTGAATACCGGATATATTAATACGTTGGCGCGTATCCATGCCATGCCTGATTCTGTTCTCTATCTTTTGGATCAAGGCAAAATATCCATTAAGGCGTGTAAAAATCTTGTGTCCATGGATGCAGATACCTTAACTGAATTTTTGCATCTTTTTTCCCTGATCAAAGTATCCTCAGGGCTTCAGATGGAAATCATTACATGGGCAAAGGAGATATGCGCCCTTGAAAAAATAAGCCTGTCACGGCTCATTCAGGAAAGCCCCCTGGGGGGCGATGAGAGCGATGGCCCCCAAGGGGGCAGTGATTTAGGCCACAGGGATATGAGTGCCCTTGGAAAGCAGTTCAAGGCGTTTCTTGCCCAAAGACGTTTCCCTGCGTTGACGGCCGCTAAGGATCAGGCCCGGGAACACATCAAGGCCCTTGAACTGGATTCCGGACTTCAACTGGCAGTTCCTGAAAATTTTGAGGGAATAGTCTATGCCATACAAATGGAGTTTAAAAATATGGATGAGTTTAAAACACGCTTCAAGCGCCTGGCTGAACTTGCAGACCACCACAGCTTTAAGGCTCTTGTGGACAGAAAAATATGA
- a CDS encoding spore photoproduct lyase family protein, with translation MIRPIRVFIDKDLDLTPEIEYLISKVKPTPETVADSRPVYDLINQADDPVGFAKKVLYITSNKGALIRQCPGTSYYTCCDYTILHCGTFCTMDCSYCILQAYFHPPVLQYFAGFDQYSAALDPIFEGDTILRIGTGEYTDSLIWEPVSLMPKFLVEKFAAQDRAVLELKTKTVNIDTLLDLDHNQKTILSWSVNTPEIIASQERDTASLAARLKAAAKAVSKGFRVAFHFDPIFLYPGCETAYEKVIEAIFDHVSPKDVVWISIGTFRFMPHLKFIIEARFPDSTIPYGEFITGLDNKMRYFKPLRIAIYQRLAAVFRQLAPNVAVYFCMEDEEVWMKTFGFFPGKPKALAHILDRAAADRCGLDNRLL, from the coding sequence ATGATTCGTCCAATCCGGGTATTCATAGACAAGGATTTGGATCTGACGCCGGAAATTGAGTATCTGATTTCAAAAGTCAAACCGACACCGGAGACGGTTGCGGACTCAAGGCCCGTATATGATCTGATCAACCAAGCTGACGATCCTGTTGGATTTGCCAAAAAAGTGCTTTACATTACCAGCAATAAGGGCGCCCTGATTCGCCAGTGCCCGGGGACCAGTTATTACACCTGTTGTGATTACACCATTTTGCACTGCGGTACCTTTTGCACCATGGACTGCTCTTACTGCATCCTGCAGGCCTATTTCCATCCCCCCGTGCTCCAGTATTTTGCAGGCTTTGACCAATACAGTGCCGCACTGGACCCGATTTTTGAAGGGGACACTATTTTGCGCATCGGCACCGGCGAGTACACCGACTCCCTGATCTGGGAACCTGTCAGTCTGATGCCCAAATTCCTGGTTGAAAAGTTTGCAGCCCAGGACCGGGCCGTTCTTGAACTGAAAACAAAAACCGTCAATATAGACACACTTCTGGACCTGGACCACAACCAGAAAACCATTCTGTCCTGGTCCGTGAATACCCCCGAGATAATTGCATCCCAAGAACGGGACACAGCAAGCCTTGCCGCACGGCTTAAGGCCGCAGCCAAAGCCGTGTCAAAGGGATTTCGGGTGGCATTTCATTTTGATCCCATTTTCCTGTATCCTGGATGCGAAACTGCTTATGAAAAGGTGATTGAAGCCATCTTCGATCATGTCAGTCCAAAAGATGTTGTGTGGATTTCCATTGGCACATTTAGGTTCATGCCCCATTTAAAATTCATTATTGAAGCACGGTTTCCCGATTCAACCATCCCTTACGGTGAATTCATCACCGGCCTTGACAACAAAATGCGCTATTTCAAACCATTACGCATAGCCATCTACCAACGTCTTGCTGCCGTTTTCCGGCAGCTTGCTCCCAATGTTGCCGTCTATTTTTGTATGGAAGATGAAGAGGTGTGGATGAAAACCTTTGGGTTTTTCCCAGGAAAGCCCAAAGCGCTTGCCCATATACTGGACCGGGCTGCCGCAGACCGCTGCGGACTTGACAACCGCCTGCTTTAG